A genomic stretch from Fodinibius salinus includes:
- the hemW gene encoding radical SAM family heme chaperone HemW produces the protein MSGIYLHIPFCKQACSYCDFYFVTRTSEREHFVQQLLKEIQDYADTRYSEETVKTIYFGGGTPSLLEPRQVEKILEALEQTFEVDSREITFEMNPDDVTEPFLADLRSLGVNRASMGVQSFDPELLEFMHRAHSSEEALHCLELLSKSRFESYTVDLIYGNPNQSNEQLEADLDKLLPFNPPHISAYSLTIEPNTRLGKQVELGRIAPPEDDKVAAHFEIVNERLSEQGIERYEVSNYSRAGCEADHNSSYWEHENYLGLGPGAHSFWWDEKAYRWENETDLRSYLRNEDSKDKEQLSLEQLAEERLMMGLRTRLGVGFEELEQKYDYTLTDRQQQYLTNRQQEEKLKVDDRIKLTGKGIKIADAIILDLVTLH, from the coding sequence TTGTCTGGAATCTATCTCCATATTCCGTTTTGTAAGCAAGCATGCTCGTACTGTGACTTTTACTTCGTGACGCGAACATCCGAGCGGGAGCATTTTGTACAGCAACTACTAAAGGAGATTCAGGATTATGCTGATACTCGATATTCAGAAGAGACGGTAAAGACGATTTATTTCGGTGGGGGCACTCCTTCGTTGCTCGAGCCCCGGCAGGTAGAAAAAATTTTAGAAGCGCTTGAACAGACCTTTGAGGTTGACAGTCGGGAGATAACTTTTGAGATGAATCCCGATGATGTTACGGAACCTTTTTTGGCTGATTTGAGAAGCCTGGGGGTGAACCGGGCTAGTATGGGTGTACAGAGTTTTGATCCCGAGCTGTTGGAATTTATGCACCGGGCACATTCCAGTGAAGAGGCCCTTCATTGCCTGGAGCTGTTAAGTAAGTCCCGTTTCGAATCGTACACGGTAGACCTTATTTACGGTAATCCCAACCAGTCAAATGAGCAGCTCGAAGCCGATCTGGATAAGCTGCTTCCGTTTAATCCGCCGCATATTTCGGCCTATTCCCTGACGATTGAACCCAATACACGACTGGGTAAGCAGGTAGAGCTGGGACGCATCGCACCTCCCGAGGATGATAAAGTGGCTGCCCATTTTGAAATTGTTAATGAGCGGCTTTCTGAACAGGGAATAGAACGGTATGAAGTAAGTAATTATAGCCGTGCCGGTTGTGAAGCTGATCATAACAGTAGTTACTGGGAGCACGAAAACTATTTGGGATTGGGGCCTGGGGCACATTCATTTTGGTGGGATGAAAAAGCCTATCGATGGGAAAATGAAACTGATCTTCGCAGCTATCTACGCAATGAAGATAGCAAAGATAAGGAGCAGCTTTCCCTGGAACAACTGGCTGAAGAGCGTCTAATGATGGGCCTTAGAACTCGGTTGGGCGTTGGCTTTGAAGAGTTAGAACAAAAATATGATTATACCTTAACAGATCGTCAGCAACAGTATTTAACCAATCGACAACAAGAGGAGAAGCTAAAGGTAGATGATAGGATTAAACTGACTGGTAAAGGCATAAAAATAGCTGATGCTATTATTCTAGATTTGGTGACCCTGCATTGA